A single window of Anaerolineales bacterium DNA harbors:
- the tuf gene encoding elongation factor Tu (EF-Tu; promotes GTP-dependent binding of aminoacyl-tRNA to the A-site of ribosomes during protein biosynthesis; when the tRNA anticodon matches the mRNA codon, GTP hydrolysis results; the inactive EF-Tu-GDP leaves the ribosome and release of GDP is promoted by elongation factor Ts; many prokaryotes have two copies of the gene encoding EF-Tu), which yields VEMVMPGDDVKMTVELITPVALEKGSRFAIREGGLTVGAGAITEILE from the coding sequence GGTAGAGATGGTGATGCCGGGGGACGACGTGAAGATGACGGTGGAGCTGATCACGCCGGTGGCGTTGGAGAAGGGGTCGCGGTTTGCGATCCGCGAAGGCGGCCTGACGGTCGGCGCCGGCGCCATCACCGAGATTCTGGAATAG